A region from the Dehalococcoides mccartyi CG5 genome encodes:
- a CDS encoding glutamate synthase-related protein, which produces MKTFLPSKFIVDRIEDRCIKCKVCITQCSFDTHYYDADDDQIKVRNQNCVGCHRCVTFCPTGALVVRNNPLEYRQNANWTPEMIEDIFKQAETGGVLLTGMGMDKAKPIYWDKLLINASQVTNPSIDPLREPMELTTYLGRKPEKATFDKYGNIEVNVAPQVKIDVPLMFSAMSYGAISLNVHRSLAQAAKNMGTMWNTGEGGLHSSLMEFKDNTIVQVASGRYGVQNDYLNSGRIVEIKIGQGAKPGIGGHLPGEKVSADVSLTRMIPMGTDAISPAPQHDIYSIEDLSQLIYGLKEATRYRVPISVKIAAVHNVAAIASGIVRAGADIVTIDGMRGATGAAPKVIRDNVGIPIELALAAVDSRLREEGIRNQASLVISGGIRNSGDVFKAIALGADAVNIGTAALVALGCHLCQQCHTGKCSWGICTSDLALTKRINPEIGAKRLSNLLRGWSLEIKDMLGGLGVNAIESLRGNRLHLRGVGLSAEELKILGVRAAGE; this is translated from the coding sequence ATGAAGACATTTTTACCTTCTAAATTTATAGTAGACAGAATTGAAGATCGTTGTATCAAGTGCAAGGTCTGCATAACCCAGTGCAGCTTTGATACCCACTATTATGACGCGGATGACGATCAGATAAAGGTTCGCAACCAGAACTGTGTGGGTTGTCACCGCTGTGTGACTTTCTGCCCCACCGGTGCGCTGGTAGTTCGGAATAATCCTCTGGAATACCGCCAGAATGCCAACTGGACGCCTGAAATGATAGAAGATATTTTCAAGCAGGCTGAAACAGGCGGTGTTCTACTTACCGGTATGGGTATGGACAAGGCCAAGCCCATTTACTGGGATAAACTGCTTATAAATGCTTCACAGGTTACCAACCCCTCCATAGACCCTTTGCGTGAGCCTATGGAACTGACCACCTATTTGGGACGCAAACCTGAAAAAGCCACTTTTGATAAATACGGCAATATAGAAGTGAACGTTGCTCCTCAGGTAAAGATTGATGTACCGCTGATGTTCTCTGCCATGTCATATGGCGCTATCAGCCTGAATGTCCACCGTTCTCTGGCTCAGGCCGCCAAAAACATGGGCACTATGTGGAATACCGGTGAAGGCGGTCTTCACTCCAGCCTGATGGAATTCAAGGATAATACCATTGTGCAGGTAGCTTCCGGCCGTTATGGTGTCCAGAATGATTACCTGAACTCCGGCCGAATAGTAGAAATCAAAATAGGCCAGGGTGCCAAACCCGGCATTGGCGGACATTTGCCCGGTGAAAAGGTGAGTGCAGATGTTTCCCTTACCCGCATGATACCCATGGGGACAGATGCTATTTCTCCCGCCCCCCAGCACGATATTTACTCTATTGAAGACCTTTCACAGCTTATATATGGCCTTAAAGAAGCCACCCGGTATCGCGTGCCCATTTCAGTAAAAATTGCAGCGGTACATAACGTGGCAGCTATTGCCAGCGGTATTGTCCGGGCGGGTGCGGATATTGTGACCATTGACGGTATGCGGGGTGCTACCGGTGCTGCTCCCAAGGTTATCCGTGATAACGTGGGTATACCTATTGAACTGGCTCTGGCGGCGGTTGATTCACGACTGCGTGAAGAAGGTATCCGCAATCAGGCTTCGCTGGTGATTTCAGGCGGTATCCGCAACAGCGGTGATGTTTTCAAGGCTATTGCTTTGGGTGCTGACGCTGTCAATATCGGCACAGCCGCTCTGGTAGCTTTAGGCTGTCATCTCTGCCAGCAATGCCATACTGGCAAATGCTCTTGGGGTATTTGTACCTCAGATTTGGCTCTGACCAAGAGGATCAACCCTGAAATAGGCGCCAAGCGCCTTTCCAATCTGCTTCGCGGTTGGAGTTTGGAGATTAAGGATATGCTGGGCGGCTTGGGCGTAAATGCTATTGAAAGTCTCAGAGGTAACCGCCTCCATCTGCGGGGTGTGGGTCTATCCGCTGAAGAGCTGAAAATACTTGGAGTAAGGGCGGCAGGTGAATAA
- the hisF gene encoding imidazole glycerol phosphate synthase subunit HisF codes for MLNKRVIPCLDVNNGRVVKGTSFVNLRDAGDPVELAARYYREGADELVFLDISATTEERKTMAEVVEKVSKEVFIPLCVGGGLRSIADMTTLLRAGADKVSVNSAAVSDPDLISRGAEKFGRQCIVVAIDAKREGNSWQVYTHSGKKPTGLDAVEWAMKAEQLGAGEILLTSIDADGKNTGYDNELNREVGSRLNIPVIASGGAGSPEDLYNALDKGQADAVLAASIFHYGRYSIAEVKKYLKSKGLPVRLEN; via the coding sequence ATGCTGAATAAGCGGGTTATTCCATGTTTAGATGTGAATAACGGACGGGTAGTCAAAGGCACCAGTTTTGTAAATCTGCGTGATGCCGGTGACCCGGTGGAACTGGCGGCCCGTTACTACCGTGAAGGTGCTGACGAGCTGGTATTTCTGGATATTTCCGCCACTACCGAAGAACGCAAGACTATGGCTGAGGTGGTGGAAAAAGTATCCAAAGAGGTTTTTATACCACTGTGTGTGGGGGGCGGTCTGCGGAGCATTGCTGATATGACTACGCTGCTCAGGGCAGGTGCTGACAAAGTTTCTGTAAATTCGGCAGCAGTATCTGACCCTGATCTGATAAGCCGTGGGGCTGAAAAATTTGGCCGCCAGTGTATCGTGGTAGCCATTGATGCCAAAAGGGAAGGCAATAGTTGGCAGGTTTATACCCATAGCGGAAAGAAACCCACCGGTCTGGATGCGGTGGAGTGGGCGATGAAAGCAGAGCAGTTGGGTGCGGGGGAAATACTCCTGACCAGTATTGATGCCGACGGTAAAAATACCGGATATGACAACGAACTTAATCGGGAAGTAGGTTCCCGCTTAAATATACCTGTTATCGCCTCCGGCGGAGCGGGTAGCCCGGAAGACCTGTATAACGCCTTGGATAAGGGGCAGGCAGATGCGGTGCTGGCGGCTAGCATTTTCCATTACGGGCGGTATAGCATAGCCGAAGTAAAAAAGTATCTTAAGAGCAAGGGTTTGCCGGTAAGGCTGGAGAACTAA
- a CDS encoding class II glutamine amidotransferase: MRDLTRVSNSHSDSKVIDACSLFGVMDTSGGRFSGEDLIIAIGSMHDRGNGLGGGFAAYGIYPDFADDYAFHIMFLSQKAKTETECFLEKFLNVKHKEEVPTRDQKGIVNPPIVWRYFVSISAEKRGQFSEEDYVVDRVMYINTCIDDAFVFSSGKNMGVFKGVGYPEDIGRFFRLEEYEGYLWTSHGRFPTNTKGWWGGAHPFSLLDWTVVHNGEISSYGINKRFLEQYGYQCTMETDTEVIAYGVDLLMRKHGLSVEMAAKVFSAPLWSQIARMPEAERKIMITLRQIYGGLLLNGPFTVIIAHTGEMIGMTDRIRLRPMVVGEYRSKLFISSEESAIRLVQPELDKVWLPVGGVPVIGSLKNPIKAQKEATTC; this comes from the coding sequence ATGAGAGACTTAACTAGAGTAAGCAATAGCCATTCGGACAGCAAGGTTATAGATGCCTGTTCGCTTTTTGGGGTGATGGATACCTCCGGAGGGCGTTTTTCCGGGGAAGATTTGATTATTGCTATCGGCAGTATGCATGATCGCGGAAACGGACTGGGCGGCGGTTTTGCCGCTTATGGCATCTACCCTGATTTTGCAGATGATTATGCTTTTCATATCATGTTCCTTAGCCAGAAAGCTAAAACCGAGACGGAGTGTTTTCTGGAAAAATTCCTGAATGTTAAACACAAAGAAGAAGTTCCTACCCGTGACCAGAAGGGGATTGTTAACCCTCCCATTGTCTGGAGATACTTTGTTTCTATCAGTGCTGAAAAGCGCGGGCAGTTTAGCGAAGAAGATTATGTGGTAGACCGGGTAATGTATATAAACACCTGTATAGATGATGCTTTCGTCTTTTCCAGCGGCAAAAACATGGGTGTTTTCAAAGGTGTGGGTTATCCTGAGGATATCGGCCGGTTCTTCCGTCTGGAGGAATACGAAGGCTATCTGTGGACTTCCCACGGCCGCTTTCCTACCAATACCAAGGGATGGTGGGGCGGTGCTCACCCTTTCAGCTTGCTGGATTGGACGGTGGTGCATAACGGTGAAATTTCTTCCTATGGTATAAACAAGCGTTTTCTGGAGCAATACGGCTACCAGTGTACTATGGAAACCGATACTGAGGTAATAGCTTATGGAGTAGACCTGCTGATGCGCAAGCACGGCCTGTCTGTTGAGATGGCTGCCAAGGTATTCTCCGCCCCTCTTTGGAGCCAGATTGCCCGTATGCCGGAAGCCGAACGGAAGATTATGATTACTCTTCGTCAGATTTATGGCGGTTTGCTCTTGAACGGACCATTTACCGTTATCATAGCTCATACCGGCGAAATGATAGGTATGACTGACCGTATCCGCCTGCGTCCTATGGTAGTTGGTGAATACCGATCCAAACTGTTTATTTCATCTGAAGAGTCTGCTATCAGGCTGGTACAACCTGAACTGGATAAGGTCTGGTTGCCCGTTGGGGGCGTGCCGGTGATTGGCAGTTTGAAGAATCCCATTAAAGCTCAGAAGGAAGCTACTACATGCTGA
- a CDS encoding NAD(P)/FAD-dependent oxidoreductase — translation MKADYLIVGCSAGGIGAAEAIREVDRDGSIVIVGEEPYLAYSRPMIAKYLSGQKTVEKILFRRPEFYANNNITCLTDTKVEAVNTATHEVSLSNGEKISYGKLLLAPGGKPIVPPIDGSNKAGVFNFINMKDAVLIDGYVKAENVKKAVIIGGGLIGMSAADALTKLGIEVDIIELKGHILNTILDEAAGKIAAQTVTSYGVKLNTGRTVSKVLGLHKVAGVELDNGHQIESQMLVIAIGVIPRTELFKAAGLEVNRGVVVNDNMRTSNPDVYACGDACESFDFIYNSRRVTPIWPNAYIGGRIAGYNMAGMDTTYHGGTVMNSLNYFGMDIATAGMSVLPPDASGLEVLSTLTANGYKKLVLNAEGKIVGMLTLGETDTAGIIFGLMRDRSDVRPIKDNILNENFGLAYLSADSREEHLHGNTSGRVAPADFKH, via the coding sequence ATGAAAGCCGATTATTTAATTGTAGGATGTTCTGCCGGCGGTATAGGCGCGGCAGAGGCTATTCGTGAAGTAGACCGTGACGGTTCTATTGTCATAGTGGGGGAAGAGCCTTATCTGGCATATTCACGCCCCATGATAGCCAAGTATCTTTCCGGACAGAAAACCGTGGAAAAAATACTTTTCCGCCGCCCGGAGTTTTATGCTAACAACAACATTACCTGTCTGACTGATACCAAAGTGGAAGCAGTGAATACAGCCACCCATGAAGTCAGCCTTTCAAACGGAGAAAAGATTAGTTACGGCAAACTCCTGCTTGCCCCCGGCGGCAAACCCATTGTTCCGCCTATTGACGGGTCAAACAAGGCGGGTGTTTTTAACTTTATTAATATGAAAGACGCTGTTTTGATAGACGGCTATGTAAAGGCCGAGAATGTAAAGAAAGCGGTGATTATCGGCGGCGGGCTTATAGGCATGAGTGCCGCAGATGCCTTGACCAAGCTGGGTATAGAAGTAGACATAATTGAGCTTAAAGGTCATATCCTGAATACTATTCTGGATGAAGCAGCCGGTAAGATAGCCGCTCAGACAGTCACTTCTTACGGTGTGAAATTAAATACCGGGCGGACCGTCAGTAAAGTGCTGGGTCTGCACAAAGTTGCCGGAGTTGAGCTGGATAACGGCCACCAGATAGAAAGCCAGATGCTGGTAATAGCTATTGGTGTTATTCCCCGGACAGAGCTTTTTAAAGCCGCCGGATTGGAAGTAAACCGCGGGGTGGTGGTAAATGATAATATGCGCACCAGCAACCCTGACGTATATGCCTGCGGCGATGCCTGCGAATCTTTTGACTTTATTTATAACAGCCGAAGGGTTACCCCTATTTGGCCGAATGCCTATATAGGCGGGCGGATAGCCGGTTACAATATGGCCGGCATGGATACCACCTATCACGGCGGTACAGTAATGAACTCGCTAAACTACTTTGGCATGGATATTGCCACTGCCGGTATGTCAGTATTGCCGCCGGACGCCAGCGGTCTTGAGGTTCTTTCAACTCTGACTGCCAACGGCTACAAGAAGCTGGTTTTAAATGCCGAAGGCAAGATTGTGGGCATGTTGACTCTGGGTGAAACAGATACTGCCGGCATTATCTTCGGCCTCATGCGTGACCGGAGTGATGTACGCCCCATTAAAGATAATATACTTAATGAAAATTTTGGTCTGGCCTATCTGTCGGCTGACAGCCGTGAAGAACATCTTCATGGCAACACTTCGGGCAGGGTAGCCCCGGCAGATTTCAAGCATTAG
- the hisH gene encoding imidazole glycerol phosphate synthase subunit HisH, producing the protein MIALVDYGGGNLKSVANAIHALGYEFTLTSDPKEILSAQAVILPGVGAAADTVAGLRAKGLDEAIKELVKRDIPLLAICVGMQVLFDSTEEGGQTKCLGILAGEVKRLPDGVKIPQMGWNQLKQRVSHPLFEGIPDGTDFYFVHSYYASPADRNIIGATTDYGVDFCSLVINKRLIATQFHPEKSGSYGLKLYQNFFKMALGDKK; encoded by the coding sequence ATGATTGCGCTTGTTGATTACGGAGGGGGTAACCTGAAGAGTGTGGCGAATGCCATACACGCTTTGGGATATGAGTTTACCCTGACTTCAGACCCGAAAGAGATTCTTTCAGCCCAGGCGGTTATCCTGCCCGGAGTAGGTGCAGCCGCTGACACGGTAGCCGGTCTGCGGGCAAAAGGGTTGGATGAGGCTATAAAAGAGCTGGTAAAGAGGGATATTCCCCTGCTGGCTATATGTGTGGGTATGCAGGTGCTTTTTGACTCCACTGAAGAGGGCGGTCAGACTAAGTGCCTTGGTATTTTGGCGGGTGAAGTAAAACGCCTGCCTGACGGGGTAAAGATACCCCAAATGGGCTGGAATCAGCTGAAGCAAAGGGTTTCCCACCCTTTATTTGAAGGTATTCCTGACGGGACAGATTTTTATTTTGTTCACAGTTATTATGCCAGCCCTGCAGACCGGAATATTATAGGGGCAACCACAGACTATGGAGTGGATTTTTGCAGTCTGGTTATCAATAAACGCCTAATCGCTACCCAGTTCCATCCGGAAAAGAGCGGTAGCTACGGCTTAAAGTTATATCAAAACTTTTTTAAGATGGCTCTGGGAGATAAAAAATGA
- a CDS encoding 4Fe-4S dicluster domain-containing protein: MKRVQIKEELCMGCGLCRVACQTEHSVSHDVIKAVKKENQKPRIRVERKGEISFSVPCRHCDEPWCAYSCISGAMTRDPITGIVSSDPERCIGCWTCIVACPNSALIKDKANHVILKCDLCGGKEIPACVANCPNEALELIDG, translated from the coding sequence ATGAAAAGGGTACAGATTAAAGAAGAACTGTGTATGGGCTGCGGCCTGTGTCGCGTAGCCTGCCAGACCGAACACTCGGTCTCTCATGACGTTATTAAGGCCGTCAAAAAGGAAAATCAGAAGCCCAGAATACGGGTGGAACGCAAGGGAGAGATAAGTTTCTCTGTACCCTGCCGCCACTGTGACGAACCATGGTGCGCTTATTCCTGTATCAGCGGTGCTATGACCCGTGACCCCATAACTGGAATTGTTTCCAGTGATCCTGAAAGATGTATCGGCTGTTGGACATGCATTGTGGCCTGCCCGAACAGCGCCCTTATAAAAGACAAGGCAAACCATGTGATTCTCAAGTGCGATCTGTGCGGCGGTAAAGAAATACCTGCCTGCGTGGCTAACTGCCCGAATGAAGCCTTGGAACTGATTGACGGCTAA
- a CDS encoding manganese efflux pump MntP family protein codes for MSLLSVIFIALGLSADCFAVSIGIACTHASIKSRVIWRVAGTFGLFQAGMVVIGFFAGLSVIDIISAFDHWIAFGLLLFIGVRMIYEALQGEDDQELVKLDLTRGLGLLGVAVATSIDALAVGLAFAVEETNIGLAALLIGLVSLTVSFLGFKLGNRISFMASRWVGVAGGLVLVFIGLKILAEHTLGWDILL; via the coding sequence ATGAGTTTATTGTCGGTAATATTTATCGCTCTGGGACTTTCGGCAGACTGTTTTGCCGTATCAATCGGCATAGCATGTACCCATGCAAGCATTAAAAGCCGAGTTATATGGCGGGTGGCCGGTACTTTCGGTTTATTTCAAGCGGGTATGGTTGTTATCGGTTTTTTTGCCGGCCTGAGTGTCATAGATATTATTTCTGCTTTTGACCACTGGATTGCTTTTGGCCTGCTGTTATTTATCGGTGTTCGCATGATATACGAAGCTCTGCAAGGAGAAGATGACCAGGAGCTGGTAAAACTTGACCTTACCCGGGGGCTTGGTTTACTGGGAGTAGCGGTAGCTACTTCTATAGATGCATTGGCAGTTGGCTTGGCGTTTGCGGTGGAAGAAACCAATATCGGGCTTGCAGCTTTGCTGATAGGTTTGGTTTCACTGACTGTAAGTTTTCTGGGTTTTAAACTGGGCAATCGCATTAGCTTTATGGCTAGCCGTTGGGTTGGTGTAGCAGGCGGGCTGGTACTGGTTTTTATAGGTCTAAAAATACTGGCAGAACATACCCTGGGTTGGGACATATTACTGTAA
- the cysK gene encoding cysteine synthase A, with product MENRTSKYNIHNGRGIASNITELIGNTPLVRLNKIGSGLKAEIILKLESFNPTHSAKDRPALYMIKKAEQEGKLIPGSIVIESTSGNTGIALAAVCAAKGYRLMLTMPENFSVERRRLLRLLGAELVLTPAELGMQGAIEKAAELKAKLPQAFIPNQFENPANPESHYKTTAEEIWRDTDGKVDILVAGVGTGGTISGIARGLKAAKPSIRIIAVEPAESPVISGGEPQPHLIQGIGAGFIPRILSLELIDKVIRVPGKEAVNMALRLAREEGIMAGISSGAALWAALETAKQAENSGKLIVAIMPDSGERYLSSLPLGD from the coding sequence ATGGAAAATAGAACATCTAAATATAATATCCATAATGGACGCGGCATTGCGTCAAACATTACAGAACTTATAGGCAATACTCCGCTGGTACGTTTAAATAAGATAGGCAGCGGGCTAAAGGCAGAAATTATACTCAAACTGGAATCGTTTAACCCCACCCACAGTGCCAAAGACCGTCCGGCTCTGTATATGATAAAAAAGGCCGAGCAGGAAGGCAAGCTTATACCCGGCAGTATCGTAATAGAGTCAACCAGCGGCAATACCGGCATAGCTCTGGCTGCCGTTTGCGCTGCCAAAGGTTACCGGTTGATGCTCACCATGCCTGAAAACTTTTCGGTGGAACGCAGGCGTTTACTCCGTCTGCTGGGAGCAGAGCTGGTGCTCACCCCGGCAGAACTGGGCATGCAGGGGGCTATAGAAAAGGCGGCCGAACTTAAGGCTAAACTGCCCCAAGCCTTTATACCGAACCAGTTTGAAAATCCGGCTAATCCTGAAAGCCATTATAAAACTACTGCCGAAGAAATCTGGCGGGATACAGACGGCAAAGTGGATATACTGGTGGCAGGCGTAGGCACCGGTGGCACCATAAGTGGTATCGCCAGAGGGCTAAAGGCAGCCAAACCATCTATACGGATAATAGCGGTAGAGCCGGCTGAGTCACCCGTAATTTCTGGTGGCGAACCTCAGCCTCACCTTATTCAAGGCATAGGGGCAGGCTTTATACCCCGCATACTCTCTCTGGAACTGATAGATAAAGTTATCAGGGTACCCGGAAAAGAAGCCGTCAACATGGCTCTCCGGTTGGCACGCGAAGAAGGGATTATGGCTGGTATTTCTTCCGGAGCGGCACTTTGGGCGGCACTGGAAACAGCCAAACAAGCAGAAAACTCAGGCAAGCTTATCGTCGCCATCATGCCGGACAGCGGCGAACGGTATCTGTCCAGCCTGCCTCTGGGTGACTAG
- a CDS encoding radical SAM protein — MTANSHTPRIMPDRQTNPDMTNVYHIAYAPGIKKAYLFHWNCNLKCRGCLCKKEINCLALEENLDVVARDPHLAPPRGPESFLSLNGIMETLRKVELKEVLFEGQEATIDPHFEEICRRLKSEFGVYITLNTNGLKLPDLANVDEVVFSLKAVTPELYLDYTEVPNTKMLKNFETIFRSGKKLRAEMVFIPGYIDMAETEAIARHIARLSPNIPLRIDAYFECGDNTWRRATPEEMSQAVALAKKHLNTVTCTQQTTDNLDKKDLFFEVKRLF, encoded by the coding sequence ATGACTGCAAATTCTCATACCCCGCGTATTATGCCTGACCGTCAAACCAACCCGGATATGACCAACGTCTATCATATAGCCTATGCACCGGGCATCAAAAAAGCCTACCTGTTCCACTGGAACTGCAACCTGAAGTGCCGCGGTTGCCTTTGCAAAAAAGAAATCAACTGTCTGGCTCTGGAAGAAAATCTGGACGTGGTTGCCCGTGACCCTCATTTAGCTCCGCCCCGTGGTCCTGAATCGTTCCTGAGTCTGAATGGCATTATGGAAACCCTGCGTAAAGTAGAGCTCAAAGAGGTCCTGTTTGAAGGGCAGGAAGCCACCATCGACCCCCATTTTGAGGAGATATGCCGCCGCCTCAAATCAGAGTTTGGCGTCTATATCACCCTGAATACCAACGGACTGAAATTGCCTGACCTTGCCAATGTGGACGAGGTGGTTTTCAGCCTGAAAGCAGTTACTCCGGAACTTTATCTGGATTACACTGAAGTACCCAATACCAAAATGCTGAAAAACTTTGAGACTATTTTCCGTTCGGGTAAAAAGCTAAGGGCCGAAATGGTATTCATACCCGGTTATATAGACATGGCTGAAACAGAAGCCATTGCCAGGCATATTGCCCGACTCAGCCCGAATATCCCACTCAGGATAGATGCCTATTTTGAATGCGGTGACAATACATGGCGAAGAGCCACCCCGGAAGAAATGAGCCAGGCAGTGGCTCTGGCTAAAAAACACCTCAATACCGTTACCTGCACCCAGCAAACCACTGACAATCTGGATAAAAAAGACCTCTTCTTTGAGGTAAAACGGCTATTCTAA
- the cbiB gene encoding adenosylcobinamide-phosphate synthase CbiB — METVYIIVLALALDLVMGEYPAPLHPVVWLGKFISLLDRFSPSRNPKIQFIYGAFLSILTVSVAFTAVFFILGYLKEFNTALYVLAGGLILKPAFCLREQWVIALKIKKLLEKNRSGAPPKELETLLGTVPHAEDGPSREDVISASIRSISENASDFFVAPLFYFIFLGVPGAFAYRAINTLDSMIGYHGKYEYLGKFAARLDDVANFVPARLTALLFVIGAFILHQNYKQALRSAISDHANTTSPNAGWPMAAMAGALDVSLEKSRCYTMGKSLRPLSTLCLTGAARLYKTGMFIWAGICIAIVWM; from the coding sequence GTGGAAACTGTATATATAATTGTGCTTGCACTTGCCTTAGACCTTGTAATGGGTGAATACCCTGCGCCCCTTCATCCGGTAGTTTGGCTTGGCAAATTTATCTCGTTACTGGACCGCTTCAGCCCGTCCCGTAACCCTAAAATCCAGTTCATTTACGGGGCATTTTTGAGCATACTAACCGTGAGTGTAGCTTTTACCGCTGTATTTTTTATTCTGGGTTACCTCAAAGAATTTAACACCGCACTCTATGTACTTGCGGGAGGACTGATACTTAAACCCGCCTTTTGCCTGCGTGAGCAGTGGGTAATAGCTTTGAAAATAAAGAAACTGCTGGAAAAAAACCGCAGCGGCGCACCCCCTAAAGAACTGGAAACCCTGCTAGGCACAGTACCCCACGCCGAAGACGGGCCCAGCCGTGAAGATGTTATTTCAGCTTCCATACGCTCTATCTCGGAAAATGCCAGCGATTTTTTTGTTGCACCTCTGTTTTACTTTATATTCCTAGGGGTACCGGGAGCATTTGCCTACCGGGCTATAAATACGCTGGATAGCATGATAGGTTATCATGGAAAGTACGAATATCTGGGCAAATTTGCCGCCAGGCTGGATGATGTGGCAAATTTTGTTCCAGCCCGCCTGACCGCCCTGCTTTTTGTAATCGGGGCGTTTATTCTTCATCAAAACTACAAACAGGCACTTCGGTCTGCTATCTCGGACCACGCCAATACCACCTCCCCCAATGCAGGCTGGCCAATGGCCGCCATGGCAGGGGCTCTGGATGTTTCGCTGGAAAAGTCCAGATGCTACACTATGGGTAAATCTCTCCGCCCGCTCAGCACCTTATGCCTGACTGGAGCGGCCAGGCTATATAAAACCGGTATGTTTATCTGGGCAGGCATATGCATAGCCATTGTCTGGATGTAA
- a CDS encoding cob(I)yrinic acid a,c-diamide adenosyltransferase — protein sequence MNSTQQINKYNTGLVQIFTGDGRGKTSAALGTVMRASGYGLKSYIVFFLKGIHEGGEYNSLKRLPGIDYAIFGRSDFMGPQYTTQADLDYAQQALTEAKRVISSGEYDVVMLDEINTASAWKLIDIEDVVELVKSKPQKVELILTGRHADTRLVVLADQVTELVNRKHPFEKGVDARQGIDY from the coding sequence GTGAACAGTACCCAACAGATCAATAAATATAATACCGGGCTTGTCCAGATATTTACCGGAGACGGCCGCGGCAAAACTTCGGCGGCACTGGGTACAGTCATGCGGGCATCCGGATATGGGCTAAAGTCTTATATAGTCTTTTTTCTGAAGGGTATTCACGAAGGCGGCGAATATAACTCACTCAAGCGTCTGCCGGGTATAGATTACGCTATTTTCGGCCGCAGTGATTTTATGGGCCCCCAGTATACCACTCAGGCAGATTTGGATTACGCCCAACAAGCCCTTACCGAGGCAAAACGGGTAATTTCCAGTGGTGAATACGATGTGGTCATGCTGGACGAAATAAACACCGCCTCCGCCTGGAAACTTATAGATATTGAAGATGTGGTCGAACTGGTAAAATCCAAACCCCAAAAAGTGGAGCTGATACTGACCGGACGCCATGCGGATACCCGTCTGGTAGTGCTGGCGGATCAGGTAACCGAACTGGTTAACCGCAAACATCCTTTTGAAAAAGGGGTGGATGCAAGACAAGGAATAGACTACTAA
- a CDS encoding carbon-nitrogen hydrolase family protein, whose protein sequence is MASIFKVAMLHIEPKTADIEANRILISRSLRKAAQAGAKWVLTPEMAVSGYFFEETIGTKWISPQPDRWLKEIMELCKTLDIGLFLSYPEKDLSSGKCYNCLFAVNRKGELAGKHCKIEIHPGAEEGWSSPGSSLSVFEMDGCKLGMLICADTYDSEHTKVLAEQGAELLIAAAAWGNKYPPEERWKKRSTETGLPLWVCNRTGREQQVDFTQARSVVVEDGHEKLVYFGEKPAILIFDFNTATRKTASQSFTILDIPQL, encoded by the coding sequence ATGGCGAGCATTTTCAAAGTAGCCATGCTGCATATTGAACCAAAAACCGCAGATATTGAAGCCAATCGTATCTTAATCTCACGTTCCCTCCGCAAAGCCGCTCAGGCTGGGGCAAAGTGGGTGCTGACTCCGGAAATGGCCGTTTCGGGCTATTTTTTTGAAGAAACCATAGGTACAAAATGGATATCCCCTCAACCTGACCGGTGGCTTAAAGAGATAATGGAGTTATGTAAAACCTTAGACATAGGATTATTCCTTTCCTACCCTGAAAAAGACCTGTCAAGCGGCAAATGTTATAACTGCCTGTTTGCTGTAAACCGAAAGGGTGAACTGGCCGGCAAACACTGCAAAATAGAAATACACCCCGGTGCCGAAGAAGGTTGGTCAAGCCCCGGCAGCAGTCTTTCAGTCTTTGAAATGGACGGGTGCAAACTGGGTATGCTTATCTGTGCAGATACCTATGACAGTGAACATACTAAAGTGCTGGCCGAACAAGGTGCCGAACTTCTTATTGCGGCCGCCGCCTGGGGAAATAAATACCCGCCGGAAGAACGCTGGAAGAAACGTTCCACCGAAACAGGACTGCCGCTCTGGGTCTGCAACCGCACCGGCCGGGAACAGCAGGTGGATTTCACTCAGGCCAGAAGCGTGGTAGTTGAAGACGGGCATGAAAAACTGGTTTACTTCGGGGAAAAACCCGCCATTCTCATTTTTGATTTTAATACTGCCACCCGAAAGACCGCGAGCCAGTCTTTTACAATTCTTGACATCCCTCAGCTATGA